From Enterococcus mundtii, the proteins below share one genomic window:
- a CDS encoding beta-ketoacyl-ACP synthase III, producing MEQFGTITATASFLPEKIITNDDLSKMMDTSDEWISTRTGIKERHCVTEQETSDLCYLVAEKLLKKKTLDPKELDFIIVATMSPDYTSPSVATLVQGRIGATKAIAFDISAACSGFVYALSVAEKLIRCGSMKGLVIGGETLSKLIDWTDRSTAVLFGDGAGGVLLEAGSNQKLVRESLAADGSRAQSLTSGYLPNRSPLYTKDSEGSYYLKMVGRDIFDFAVRDVAMNIKELIQDTPVDYLLLHQANLRIIEKIARKVKIPQEQFLTNMDKYGNTSAASIPILLDEAIESGKITLGQQQKVVFTGYGGGLTWGSILMEL from the coding sequence ATGGAACAATTTGGAACGATCACAGCAACGGCAAGTTTCTTACCGGAAAAAATCATCACAAACGATGATCTCTCAAAAATGATGGACACTTCGGATGAATGGATTTCAACCCGTACAGGAATCAAAGAGAGACATTGTGTGACCGAGCAGGAGACTTCCGATTTGTGTTACCTCGTTGCCGAAAAATTACTAAAGAAAAAAACACTCGATCCAAAGGAACTCGATTTTATTATCGTTGCTACGATGTCGCCTGATTATACATCGCCTTCTGTAGCAACTTTAGTTCAAGGAAGGATCGGCGCAACCAAAGCAATCGCATTTGATATCAGCGCCGCATGTTCAGGGTTTGTTTATGCTTTGAGTGTTGCAGAGAAACTGATTCGCTGTGGCTCAATGAAAGGTTTAGTAATTGGTGGCGAAACATTATCTAAACTGATCGATTGGACGGATCGTTCAACCGCTGTCTTGTTTGGTGATGGTGCTGGTGGGGTTTTGTTAGAAGCTGGCTCAAATCAAAAATTAGTGAGAGAATCGCTAGCGGCAGATGGTTCGCGTGCGCAATCCCTTACTTCTGGCTATCTACCAAATCGATCGCCTTTATACACGAAAGATTCAGAAGGTTCTTACTATTTAAAAATGGTTGGACGGGATATTTTTGACTTTGCTGTAAGAGACGTTGCGATGAACATCAAGGAACTCATTCAAGACACACCTGTTGATTATCTGCTTTTGCATCAGGCAAACTTACGAATTATCGAAAAGATTGCTCGCAAAGTAAAAATTCCCCAGGAGCAATTTCTAACGAACATGGATAAATATGGCAATACTTCCGCAGCAAGCATCCCGATTCTTTTAGATGAAGCGATAGAAAGCGGAAAAATTACCTTAGGTCAACAACAAAAAGTGGTATTTACAGGTTATGGTGGAGGATTGACATGGGGAAGTATCCTCATGGAACTATAA
- a CDS encoding MarR family winged helix-turn-helix transcriptional regulator has protein sequence MEPDFNTVNDYLVSVFNDILTIEESELKKSQFKDLSITEMHTIEAIGMYKKKTTSEVAKELSITVGTLTTAINKLVRKGYVERIRSEDDRRVVKLGLTKKGKLLYRVHQHFHREMVKNIMDGMATDEQQALLSALKNLHDFLRDYK, from the coding sequence ATGGAACCTGATTTTAATACAGTAAATGATTATCTCGTTAGTGTCTTCAATGATATTTTGACGATCGAAGAATCCGAATTAAAAAAGTCACAATTCAAAGATCTGTCGATTACAGAGATGCATACGATCGAGGCAATCGGTATGTACAAGAAAAAGACAACTTCAGAAGTAGCCAAAGAACTGTCGATTACTGTTGGGACCTTGACCACTGCTATCAACAAGTTAGTTAGGAAAGGCTACGTTGAGCGTATCCGTAGTGAAGACGACCGACGAGTGGTGAAGCTGGGGTTGACCAAAAAAGGTAAGTTACTTTACCGCGTGCATCAGCATTTCCATCGTGAAATGGTCAAAAACATTATGGATGGTATGGCTACCGACGAACAACAAGCTTTGCTGTCTGCATTGAAAAACTTGCATGATTTCTTGCGAGATTACAAGTGA
- the fabG gene encoding 3-oxoacyl-[acyl-carrier-protein] reductase → MDVTGKNVFITGSTRGIGEAIALAFAKAGANIFLNGRGEIPAEKINAIKAHGVECVGITGDISDYDKAGEMIKEAEQQLGSVDILVNNAGVTNDKLVLRMDADDFKKCLDINLTGTFNMTQHVLKKMMKKREGAIINLSSVSGLIGNLGQANYAASKAGVVGFTKSVAREVATRGITCNVIAPGFVTTDMTDVLSEKVREQAEKQIPMQRFGQVEDIAEAALFLAKSSYITGQVINVDGGLVMHG, encoded by the coding sequence ATGGACGTAACTGGAAAAAATGTATTTATTACAGGCAGTACACGAGGAATCGGTGAAGCGATCGCTTTAGCCTTTGCCAAAGCAGGCGCAAACATCTTTTTAAATGGTCGTGGAGAGATCCCAGCCGAAAAAATCAATGCGATCAAAGCGCATGGGGTTGAATGTGTAGGGATCACAGGTGATATCTCCGATTATGACAAAGCAGGAGAGATGATCAAAGAAGCAGAACAGCAGTTGGGTTCTGTCGATATTTTGGTCAATAATGCGGGAGTTACGAATGATAAACTTGTCCTACGTATGGATGCAGATGATTTCAAAAAATGTTTGGATATCAATCTAACAGGAACTTTCAATATGACACAGCACGTGCTAAAGAAAATGATGAAAAAAAGAGAAGGCGCGATCATCAATCTTTCAAGTGTTTCAGGATTGATCGGTAACTTGGGTCAAGCCAATTATGCAGCAAGTAAAGCAGGGGTTGTCGGTTTCACTAAATCTGTGGCAAGAGAAGTTGCCACACGAGGAATCACATGTAATGTGATTGCTCCGGGGTTTGTCACTACAGATATGACAGATGTATTATCCGAAAAAGTAAGAGAACAAGCAGAAAAACAAATTCCAATGCAACGTTTCGGCCAAGTGGAAGATATTGCGGAAGCCGCATTGTTCTTAGCGAAAAGTTCGTATATCACAGGTCAAGTCATCAATGTTGACGGCGGATTGGTCATGCACGGATAG
- a CDS encoding acyl carrier protein, producing MVFEKIQEIIAEELGKDAEEIKLTTNIQEDLEADSLDLFQIINEIEDEFDVKIETEDGIKTVQDLVTYVEKQTA from the coding sequence ATGGTATTCGAAAAAATTCAAGAAATCATTGCGGAAGAATTAGGGAAAGACGCAGAAGAAATCAAATTAACGACAAACATCCAAGAAGACCTTGAAGCAGATAGCTTGGATTTATTCCAAATCATCAACGAAATCGAAGATGAATTTGATGTGAAAATCGAAACAGAAGACGGCATCAAAACAGTTCAAGATTTAGTCACTTATGTTGAAAAACAAACTGCATAA
- the fabD gene encoding ACP S-malonyltransferase, producing the protein MKTAFLFSGQGAQYQGMGQDLYHEPIVKQTFDEASQILGYDMAELCFSTNERLDQTIYTQPAILTVSIACYRLLKERGITPQAVLGLSLGEYSALVASGALSFREAVALVEKRGTFMTDAAPTGSGKMVAVMNAPVDVIESCCKQAEETGIVSPANYNTPQQIVIGGEEKAVDQAVALLQEQGIKRMIPLNVSGPFHTAILEPAARQLAEELSKIVFSEPEIPVISNTTTEIMTKERISGLLEQQVMKPVRFYESIEKLKDLGIDQVVEVGPGKVLSGFMKKIDKSIAVARVENQQTFEETINRLS; encoded by the coding sequence ATGAAAACAGCATTTTTATTTAGCGGACAAGGTGCACAATACCAAGGAATGGGTCAAGACCTCTACCATGAACCCATTGTGAAACAGACTTTTGATGAAGCTAGTCAGATCTTGGGCTATGATATGGCGGAGCTTTGTTTTTCAACAAATGAACGTTTGGATCAAACAATCTATACGCAGCCAGCTATTTTAACTGTCAGCATTGCGTGCTATCGTTTGCTAAAAGAACGTGGGATCACTCCTCAAGCCGTTTTAGGGCTTAGTTTAGGTGAGTATTCTGCTTTAGTAGCCAGTGGCGCGCTTTCCTTTAGAGAAGCGGTAGCATTGGTCGAAAAAAGAGGCACGTTTATGACAGACGCTGCACCTACCGGTAGTGGAAAAATGGTAGCTGTGATGAACGCACCGGTGGATGTCATCGAGAGCTGTTGTAAGCAGGCGGAAGAAACGGGGATCGTTTCCCCCGCAAATTACAATACACCTCAGCAAATCGTCATCGGAGGGGAAGAAAAAGCAGTGGATCAAGCGGTGGCACTATTACAAGAACAAGGGATCAAACGAATGATTCCACTCAATGTAAGTGGCCCTTTCCATACAGCAATCTTAGAACCTGCTGCTAGACAATTAGCGGAGGAACTAAGCAAGATCGTTTTTTCAGAACCTGAAATACCTGTGATCAGCAACACCACGACAGAGATCATGACGAAAGAAAGAATTTCAGGTTTACTTGAACAACAAGTGATGAAACCCGTTCGTTTTTACGAAAGTATCGAAAAACTTAAAGATTTAGGGATCGATCAAGTGGTCGAAGTCGGGCCCGGTAAAGTATTAAGTGGCTTTATGAAAAAAATCGACAAGTCGATCGCCGTTGCACGTGTGGAGAATCAACAAACATTTGAAGAAACAATCAATCGATTGTCATAG